A DNA window from Litorivicinus lipolyticus contains the following coding sequences:
- a CDS encoding transketolase family protein translates to MDSQTLANAIRMLSIDAIVKAGEGHQGVPLGMADIATALYRDHLKFNPADPTWPDRDRVVLSNGHGSMLLYSLLYLTGYTQVSLDAIQGFRELGSICAGHPEYEPEAGIEVTTGPLGQGIANAMGMAVAEAHQRARFGDAMVNHYTYAFVGDGCLQEGIGQETISLAGHLKLGRLIFLWDDNKITDDGSTQLSISEDVAARFRVAGWHVCEVDGHDSAAVSVAIAAAKQDPRPSLIACATVIGRGLPRVQGLRAGHSARLFSDDAAAARALLGWPHPAFEIPSEVLSVWRTFADQSRPAYRAWQAAHAALLSSQRRQWDRQQSATLPDGLVACLNDYKRRALSSNAPIAGIIASAEINDLLGPWLPERLVGCADLEAPTSHKRGLTAFTPDMPDGGYLHCGIREHAMAAMANGMAAHGGVIPLAVTYLAFSDYERASIRMAALMGLAVKYVFSHDSIGVGRNGPTHQPVEFLASFRAMPNLYLMRPADAVEAAECWEIALGIDDAPCALVFAKQDLVRVRAPGLSGNPCAHGGYVLQPAQSGPRQVTLLATGSEVAIACDARARLEALGIATAVVSLPCWELFAEQTEAYRQDVLGSGHLRVGVEAAVRFGWDQWLSPSDLFIGMHGYGLSGPAEQLYEHFGISAEAIVSAVQQRLGQ, encoded by the coding sequence ATGGACAGTCAAACCCTCGCGAATGCGATTCGTATGCTGTCGATCGATGCCATCGTCAAGGCCGGCGAAGGCCATCAGGGCGTGCCACTGGGCATGGCCGACATTGCCACCGCGCTGTACCGGGATCATCTAAAGTTCAACCCCGCCGATCCGACCTGGCCGGATCGCGACCGGGTCGTGCTGTCCAACGGACACGGCTCGATGTTGCTGTATTCGCTGTTGTATTTAACGGGCTATACCCAGGTTTCACTGGACGCAATCCAAGGGTTTCGCGAACTGGGCTCGATCTGTGCCGGCCACCCCGAGTACGAACCCGAAGCGGGCATCGAAGTGACCACGGGACCGCTTGGCCAGGGCATTGCCAACGCCATGGGCATGGCGGTCGCCGAGGCCCACCAGAGGGCGCGCTTTGGCGACGCCATGGTCAACCACTACACCTATGCCTTTGTCGGCGACGGCTGCCTGCAAGAAGGCATCGGCCAGGAAACCATCTCGCTGGCCGGGCACCTGAAACTGGGTCGCCTGATTTTTCTGTGGGATGACAACAAAATCACCGACGACGGCAGCACGCAACTGTCGATCAGCGAAGACGTGGCCGCGCGATTCCGAGTCGCCGGGTGGCATGTGTGCGAAGTCGACGGCCACGATAGCGCCGCGGTATCCGTCGCCATCGCCGCCGCCAAACAGGACCCAAGGCCATCGCTGATTGCCTGCGCCACCGTCATCGGCCGCGGCTTGCCGCGTGTCCAAGGCCTGCGCGCCGGGCACAGCGCGCGCCTATTTAGTGACGACGCCGCGGCTGCCCGAGCCCTATTAGGGTGGCCGCATCCGGCCTTTGAAATCCCATCCGAGGTCTTATCGGTGTGGCGCACCTTTGCCGACCAAAGCCGGCCGGCGTACCGGGCGTGGCAGGCCGCGCATGCGGCGTTGCTCAGCAGCCAACGTCGCCAATGGGACCGCCAACAAAGCGCTACGCTGCCCGATGGACTGGTCGCGTGCTTGAACGATTACAAGCGCCGCGCGCTGTCCAGCAATGCCCCCATTGCCGGCATCATAGCGTCGGCCGAAATCAATGATTTGCTCGGGCCCTGGTTGCCAGAGCGACTGGTCGGGTGTGCCGATCTGGAGGCGCCGACCTCGCACAAACGCGGCCTGACGGCGTTTACACCCGACATGCCCGACGGCGGGTACCTGCATTGCGGCATTCGCGAACACGCCATGGCGGCAATGGCCAACGGCATGGCGGCACACGGTGGCGTGATACCGCTGGCGGTAACCTACCTGGCGTTCTCGGACTACGAACGGGCCTCAATTCGCATGGCGGCGCTGATGGGGCTAGCGGTGAAATATGTGTTCAGCCACGACTCGATTGGCGTCGGGCGCAACGGTCCGACCCACCAACCGGTTGAATTTTTGGCGTCGTTTCGGGCCATGCCGAACCTGTACCTAATGCGCCCCGCTGACGCCGTCGAGGCGGCGGAGTGCTGGGAAATTGCGCTGGGTATTGATGACGCACCCTGTGCCTTGGTGTTCGCCAAGCAAGACCTGGTGCGGGTGCGCGCACCAGGGCTCAGCGGCAACCCGTGCGCGCACGGTGGCTATGTATTACAGCCCGCCCAATCCGGGCCGCGCCAAGTGACGCTGCTGGCGACCGGGTCGGAAGTGGCGATTGCCTGCGACGCACGCGCGCGGCTGGAAGCCCTCGGCATCGCCACCGCCGTCGTGTCATTGCCGTGCTGGGAACTGTTTGCCGAGCAAACCGAGGCCTATCGCCAAGACGTACTGGGCAGCGGGCATTTGCGCGTCGGGGTCGAAGCCGCGGTGCGCTTTGGCTGGGATCAGTGGTTATCACCGAGCGATCTCTTTATCGGCATGCACGGCTATGGATTATCCGGGCCAGCGGAGCAGTTATACGAACATTTTGGGATCAGCGCCGAGGCCATCGTCAGCGCGGTCCAACAGCGACTGGGGCAATAA
- a CDS encoding SDR family NAD(P)-dependent oxidoreductase, protein MSGLLSGQFAIITGAASANGLGKASARLFAEHGATVAILDLDLTAAQGAAADLGPGHIGLACDVTDRDACQRAVDQLLAQWGQIDVLINNAGITQPLKLMDIQGANYDAVLDVNLRGTLYMTQAVTPHLRRRQRGSIVNISSVSAQRGGGIFGGPHYSAAKAGILGLTKASARELAVDGIRVNAVCPGFIATDITAGKLTDDMLVGIKAGIPLGRPGRADEVAGCCLFLASSLASYVTGSEVDVNGGSLIH, encoded by the coding sequence ATGTCAGGATTACTGTCCGGTCAATTCGCCATCATCACCGGCGCCGCCTCGGCTAACGGCTTGGGCAAAGCCAGCGCACGGTTGTTCGCCGAGCACGGCGCCACCGTGGCCATTTTGGACCTGGATTTAACCGCGGCACAAGGCGCGGCCGCCGACCTGGGTCCCGGGCACATTGGGCTGGCGTGCGATGTCACCGATCGTGACGCCTGCCAGCGCGCGGTCGATCAGCTGTTGGCCCAATGGGGGCAAATTGATGTGCTGATCAATAACGCAGGCATCACCCAGCCGTTGAAACTGATGGACATACAAGGCGCGAACTACGACGCCGTGCTGGACGTAAATCTGCGTGGCACGCTGTATATGACCCAGGCCGTGACGCCGCACCTACGCCGGCGCCAGCGAGGGTCCATCGTCAATATTTCATCAGTTTCGGCTCAGCGCGGCGGCGGTATTTTCGGCGGCCCACACTACTCCGCCGCCAAAGCCGGCATCTTGGGCTTAACCAAGGCGTCAGCGCGCGAACTGGCCGTCGACGGCATCCGCGTCAATGCGGTCTGCCCCGGGTTCATCGCAACCGACATCACGGCAGGCAAACTGACCGACGATATGCTGGTCGGGATTAAGGCCGGAATTCCGCTGGGACGCCCGGGACGCGCGGATGAAGTCGCCGGGTGCTGTTTGTTTTTGGCATCGTCGTTGGCGTCGTACGTGACCGGCTCCGAGGTCGACGTTAACGGCGGCTCGTTGATTCACTGA
- a CDS encoding transketolase family protein, protein MSLSRRRSKWLARTPVDAAERQLTSAMIASLGAEGLPTVSAPFGHALVEIAHQRDDVVGLTADLGKYTDLHVFAEAFPERFYQMGMAEQVMFSAAAGLAKEGLTPFATTYAVFAARRAYDFIAMAIAEDNLDVKMVCALPGLTTGYGPSHQATEDLAIFRGLPNLTIVDPCDALEIHQATHAIAAHKGPVYMRLLRGQVPSILDQYDYQFELGKAQLLEDGAEVLFVSSGFMTMRTIEAMRLLRVDGIHCGVLHCPTIKPLDVATLVKHCAKPGRLVVTAENHSVIGGLGESVASALLQNGVTPAFRMIGLPDEFLDAGALPVLHDQYGISTDAVVRQVKHWLAH, encoded by the coding sequence ATGAGCCTTAGCCGTCGCCGTTCAAAGTGGCTGGCTCGCACGCCAGTCGATGCCGCCGAGCGCCAATTAACGTCGGCAATGATTGCGTCATTAGGCGCCGAGGGCCTGCCCACCGTCAGCGCACCCTTTGGCCACGCGCTGGTCGAAATCGCGCACCAACGTGACGATGTCGTGGGGCTGACTGCGGACCTGGGCAAGTACACCGACCTGCACGTTTTTGCCGAGGCCTTCCCCGAACGCTTTTATCAAATGGGCATGGCCGAACAGGTCATGTTCAGCGCCGCCGCGGGACTGGCCAAAGAGGGATTGACGCCCTTTGCGACCACCTACGCGGTGTTTGCCGCCCGCCGCGCCTACGACTTTATTGCCATGGCCATCGCCGAGGACAACCTGGACGTCAAAATGGTCTGTGCCTTGCCCGGTTTAACCACCGGGTATGGCCCCAGCCACCAGGCCACCGAGGACCTGGCGATCTTTCGTGGTCTGCCCAACCTGACCATCGTCGATCCCTGCGACGCCCTGGAAATCCATCAAGCCACGCACGCCATCGCGGCCCATAAAGGGCCGGTTTATATGCGGCTGTTGCGCGGTCAGGTGCCCAGCATCTTGGATCAATACGACTACCAATTTGAGTTGGGCAAAGCGCAATTGCTCGAAGACGGGGCGGAAGTGCTGTTCGTGTCATCCGGGTTCATGACCATGCGCACGATCGAAGCCATGCGGTTGCTACGGGTCGACGGCATCCATTGCGGCGTGTTGCATTGCCCGACCATTAAGCCGCTGGACGTGGCCACCCTAGTCAAGCACTGCGCCAAGCCCGGGCGTTTGGTGGTGACCGCTGAAAACCACAGCGTCATCGGCGGCCTCGGCGAGTCAGTCGCCAGCGCCCTGTTACAAAACGGCGTCACCCCCGCGTTTCGCATGATCGGACTGCCGGATGAATTTCTAGATGCCGGCGCGCTACCCGTGCTGCACGACCAATACGGCATTTCGACCGACGCCGTGGTGCGCCAGGTCAAACACTGGCTCGCCCACTAA
- a CDS encoding transketolase has protein sequence MSADLPALARHAWGIRHHAVRMGAVQKQGYVGQALGVADVLAVAYFHAMDMHADDPEWEGRDRFLLSIGHYAIALYAALIEKGVIPALELETYGTDDSRLPMSGMASYTPGMEITGGSLGQGLGIGVGMALGLKRKRSECFIYNLMSDGELGEGSTWEAAMSAAHHALDNLICLVDFNNQQADGCSRQVLSSEPVDQKFEAFGWYTQRVDGNDLNALVEAFDRARHHPEPVPRAIICDTTMCKGVPFLEAREIAHFVRVDEQEWALALDILQQGKPQ, from the coding sequence ATGTCTGCTGACCTTCCGGCTCTGGCCCGACACGCCTGGGGCATTCGTCACCACGCCGTGCGCATGGGCGCGGTCCAAAAACAAGGCTATGTCGGTCAAGCCCTCGGCGTCGCCGACGTGCTGGCAGTGGCCTATTTTCACGCCATGGACATGCACGCCGATGACCCGGAATGGGAAGGGCGCGACCGGTTTTTGCTGTCGATCGGCCACTACGCAATCGCGTTGTACGCGGCACTGATCGAAAAAGGCGTGATCCCGGCGCTTGAACTGGAAACCTACGGCACGGACGACAGCCGGTTGCCGATGTCGGGCATGGCCTCGTATACCCCGGGCATGGAAATCACCGGTGGCTCGCTTGGACAGGGGCTGGGCATCGGCGTCGGCATGGCGCTGGGGCTTAAACGCAAGCGCTCGGAGTGTTTCATTTACAACCTGATGTCCGATGGCGAACTGGGCGAAGGCTCAACCTGGGAGGCGGCGATGTCAGCCGCCCACCACGCCCTGGACAACCTGATCTGCCTGGTTGATTTTAACAACCAACAGGCCGACGGATGCTCACGCCAGGTGCTGTCATCGGAACCGGTCGACCAAAAGTTCGAGGCCTTTGGCTGGTACACCCAACGCGTCGATGGCAACGACCTGAACGCCCTGGTCGAGGCATTTGACCGCGCCCGCCATCACCCCGAGCCGGTGCCGCGGGCCATCATTTGCGACACCACCATGTGTAAAGGGGTGCCGTTTTTGGAAGCCCGCGAGATCGCGCACTTTGTTCGGGTCGACGAACAGGAGTGGGCGCTCGCCTTGGACATACTGCAACAGGGGAAGCCGCAATGA
- a CDS encoding LysR family transcriptional regulator codes for MSRDPSLNAMVYFESVARTGRVAKAAEQLGVSPSAVSQQIKLLENLLGVALFRRDKRELSLTLEGEQMFTAASSAFTTLDAARRRITRQRERQQLIARVSPSFGVRWLGQRLVGFIDAHPDWDLRIDATADPTNFDREVVDLDLRYGHGQWPGLVNQCVIQDSVFPMCSPDYLARTAVDEARYIDSTQAAIQWDRWWAEQSMTPTGDYGALRFERSSMAIQQAVNGVGVVLESATLAWDELSDARLVPWAPEQGALRFPAYWAVCPPGHANRRLLRAFIDWVQAEGTAHESAIQAYLLAHAIRIQQP; via the coding sequence ATGTCGCGCGATCCCAGTTTGAATGCCATGGTCTATTTCGAATCGGTCGCGCGTACCGGCCGCGTCGCCAAAGCCGCCGAACAGCTGGGGGTGTCGCCGTCCGCGGTCAGCCAGCAAATTAAACTGTTGGAGAATCTGCTTGGGGTGGCGCTGTTTCGCCGCGACAAACGCGAGCTGAGCCTGACGCTGGAGGGTGAACAGATGTTCACCGCAGCATCCTCGGCGTTTACCACCTTGGATGCCGCCCGCCGACGTATTACCCGTCAGCGCGAGCGCCAACAACTGATCGCTCGGGTCAGCCCCAGCTTTGGTGTGCGCTGGCTGGGTCAGCGATTGGTCGGCTTTATTGACGCCCACCCGGACTGGGATTTGCGCATTGACGCGACCGCTGACCCGACTAACTTTGACCGTGAAGTGGTGGATTTGGACCTGCGCTACGGCCACGGGCAGTGGCCTGGCCTGGTCAACCAATGCGTGATTCAAGACTCGGTTTTCCCCATGTGCAGCCCCGACTACCTGGCCCGCACCGCGGTCGACGAGGCACGCTATATCGACAGCACCCAGGCGGCTATTCAGTGGGATCGGTGGTGGGCCGAGCAGTCCATGACGCCGACGGGGGATTATGGCGCGCTGCGTTTTGAACGCTCATCCATGGCCATCCAGCAGGCCGTCAACGGAGTCGGCGTGGTGTTAGAGTCGGCGACCTTGGCATGGGACGAGTTGTCCGATGCGCGCTTGGTTCCCTGGGCCCCAGAGCAGGGCGCGCTGCGATTTCCAGCCTACTGGGCGGTCTGTCCACCCGGGCACGCCAATCGCAGGCTGCTGCGAGCGTTTATTGACTGGGTCCAGGCCGAGGGCACGGCCCACGAGTCGGCGATTCAGGCCTACTTGCTCGCCCATGCGATCCGAATCCAGCAGCCTTAA
- a CDS encoding sugar kinase, producing the protein MTAALFSSLPGSIIVIGEVMSELIVGDAGQAQLSVAGDTYNTAVYLKRCLPSTVQVRYLSAVGRDAFSQQMIDQAQQHGLDTDLIVRHADKGAGLYAIQTDQQGERSFTYWRSDSAAKTLFSFPDWPPYSALSGASVVVLSGISLAILSEPGRARLFQYLDDFRAAGGITVYDSNYRPQLWDSREQAQTAHHQMWLRTDIALPSVDDEMALHADADETAVRQRLAQYTFRAGALKRGAEGPLDLVSGAPLADLGPSVRAIDTTAAGDSFNAGYLAALMGGQDTQHCLGRGHALAAQVIQQRGAIVTTH; encoded by the coding sequence ATGACCGCAGCCCTGTTTTCCTCGTTACCCGGATCGATCATCGTGATCGGTGAAGTCATGTCCGAGTTAATCGTCGGCGACGCCGGCCAGGCCCAATTGTCGGTCGCCGGCGACACCTACAATACCGCGGTGTATCTAAAGCGTTGCCTACCCAGCACCGTGCAGGTGCGCTACCTGAGCGCGGTCGGCCGCGATGCGTTTTCACAACAGATGATCGACCAAGCCCAGCAGCACGGCCTGGACACCGACTTGATCGTCCGCCACGCCGACAAAGGCGCCGGACTGTACGCCATCCAAACCGATCAACAGGGCGAGCGCAGCTTCACCTACTGGCGCTCCGACTCGGCCGCGAAAACACTGTTTTCATTCCCCGACTGGCCGCCGTACAGCGCCCTAAGCGGCGCATCGGTCGTGGTCCTGTCCGGCATTTCCTTGGCCATTTTGTCCGAACCTGGCCGCGCGCGGCTGTTTCAGTACCTGGATGATTTTCGCGCCGCCGGCGGCATAACCGTGTACGACAGCAATTACCGGCCGCAGCTGTGGGATAGCCGCGAGCAGGCGCAAACCGCCCATCATCAAATGTGGCTGCGGACCGACATCGCCCTGCCCTCGGTTGACGACGAAATGGCGCTGCACGCGGACGCGGATGAAACCGCGGTGCGCCAGCGTCTGGCCCAATACACATTCCGCGCCGGCGCCCTAAAGCGCGGCGCTGAGGGTCCGCTTGATCTGGTCAGTGGTGCGCCTCTGGCCGATCTTGGGCCCAGTGTCCGGGCGATTGATACGACCGCCGCCGGTGACAGCTTCAACGCCGGCTACCTGGCTGCGTTAATGGGCGGACAGGACACCCAACACTGCCTAGGCCGTGGCCATGCGCTGGCCGCCCAGGTCATCCAGCAGCGCGGCGCTATTGTGACCACGCATTAA
- a CDS encoding HAD family hydrolase — translation MLNLDAYAGIIFDMDGTLVDSVGGHLDAWQQVCGRFGLHFDGDFIHALSGMPSWGIAEKMLARDAVDHCPRAIAEAKYQAWLALDHHPDLIDPTYRVFQHYEGRVPIAVGTGAIRPCAELILARVGVLDRLSALVTSSDVARGKPDGETFHSAAVTMGVEPRRCVVFEDTQVGVDAAHDAAMDCYWVGPAGLEFRPRPGH, via the coding sequence ATGCTCAATTTGGATGCCTACGCCGGCATTATTTTCGATATGGACGGTACCTTGGTCGACTCGGTTGGCGGGCATCTTGACGCCTGGCAACAGGTCTGTGGGCGTTTTGGACTGCACTTCGATGGCGATTTTATTCATGCCCTCAGTGGCATGCCGTCCTGGGGCATCGCCGAGAAAATGCTGGCGCGCGACGCGGTTGATCATTGCCCACGGGCGATTGCCGAGGCCAAGTACCAGGCCTGGCTGGCGCTGGATCACCACCCGGACTTGATCGATCCGACCTATCGCGTGTTTCAGCACTACGAAGGGCGCGTGCCGATTGCGGTGGGTACCGGCGCCATTCGTCCGTGCGCAGAATTGATCTTGGCCCGCGTTGGAGTGCTGGATCGACTGTCCGCACTGGTCACCTCCAGCGACGTCGCGCGCGGTAAACCGGACGGTGAGACCTTTCATTCAGCCGCCGTTACCATGGGCGTCGAGCCACGCCGCTGCGTGGTCTTCGAGGACACTCAGGTCGGTGTCGATGCGGCCCATGACGCCGCCATGGACTGTTATTGGGTCGGTCCCGCCGGTCTTGAATTCAGGCCGCGCCCGGGTCACTAA
- a CDS encoding DUF2938 domain-containing protein has translation MLLQGLVMGVCGTLLLDAWGYLLEKAGIADRPNWARVGRWVSHLGTRVFHDDIGDAPPHRHELAIGWAFHYAVGLAFGLIFALLVGPAWFAQPTFPVLWLYALVTIAGGWFLLQPGMGLGWALGRTPRPWKGRALGLIGHTVFGVGMYLPVVLV, from the coding sequence GTGCTGCTACAGGGCTTGGTCATGGGTGTGTGCGGTACTTTGTTGCTGGACGCCTGGGGTTATCTGCTCGAAAAAGCCGGCATCGCGGACCGCCCGAATTGGGCTCGGGTCGGGCGCTGGGTGTCGCACTTAGGCACTCGGGTGTTTCACGACGACATTGGCGACGCCCCGCCGCACCGGCACGAGTTGGCGATCGGGTGGGCGTTTCACTATGCCGTCGGCTTGGCCTTTGGACTGATCTTTGCACTGCTGGTCGGGCCGGCCTGGTTTGCCCAACCGACCTTCCCCGTGCTGTGGCTGTATGCCCTAGTCACCATTGCCGGTGGCTGGTTTTTACTGCAGCCCGGCATGGGCCTGGGCTGGGCCCTTGGCCGCACGCCACGTCCATGGAAAGGACGCGCACTGGGGTTAATCGGCCACACGGTATTCGGTGTCGGTATGTACCTGCCGGTGGTGCTGGTTTAG
- a CDS encoding SDR family oxidoreductase, producing the protein MSTDTQTIIITGAGSGVGRATAHRFLAAGWRVGLVGRREQALVETADGHPNARVMACDVSDEADVDRVFAAAAADWGRLDALFNNAGVTVKGKPINEVSVADWRSLIDINVTGAFICARAAFGLMREQTPQGGRIINNGSVSAHVPRWGSVAYTTSKHAVTGLTRSISLDGRPFSIACSQIDIGNALTDMAQSMTTGMPQADGRIEIEPVMDVKHVADSVLNMAQLPLGVNVQFMTVMATNMPYIGRG; encoded by the coding sequence ATGAGCACAGACACTCAAACCATCATCATTACCGGCGCCGGCTCCGGCGTCGGGCGCGCCACCGCGCACCGTTTCTTGGCCGCCGGCTGGCGGGTTGGACTGGTCGGGCGGCGCGAACAGGCGCTGGTCGAGACCGCCGACGGTCACCCAAATGCCCGCGTCATGGCCTGCGATGTTAGTGATGAAGCCGACGTTGACCGCGTCTTCGCAGCCGCGGCCGCCGACTGGGGGCGACTGGATGCGCTGTTCAACAACGCCGGTGTCACCGTTAAAGGTAAGCCGATTAACGAAGTCTCGGTGGCGGACTGGCGTTCGCTGATCGACATCAACGTCACTGGGGCCTTTATCTGTGCCCGGGCGGCCTTTGGGCTGATGCGCGAACAAACGCCCCAGGGCGGGCGCATCATCAACAACGGTTCGGTCTCGGCCCACGTGCCGCGCTGGGGATCGGTCGCCTACACCACGTCCAAACACGCGGTCACCGGCCTAACCCGTTCGATCAGCCTGGATGGTCGCCCGTTTTCCATCGCCTGCAGCCAAATCGACATCGGCAATGCCCTCACCGATATGGCCCAATCGATGACCACGGGCATGCCCCAAGCCGACGGACGGATCGAAATCGAACCGGTCATGGACGTCAAACACGTCGCCGACAGCGTGCTGAATATGGCCCAGTTGCCGCTCGGTGTGAACGTGCAGTTCATGACCGTAATGGCCACCAACATGCCTTACATCGGGCGCGGCTAA
- a CDS encoding IlvD/Edd family dehydratase, whose protein sequence is MSDTKANKRFRSQEWFDNPNNPGMTALYVERYQNQTFTRDELQSGKPVIGIAQTGSDLSPCNKIHVYLMDRIKDGIREAGGIPMEFPVHPIQETGKRPTAALDRNLTYLGLVEVLHGYPIDGVVLTTGCDKTTPAMLMGAATVDLPAIALNGGPMLDGWWKGERSGSGMIVWESRRLLAAGEIDFDEFMSRVCSSAPSLGHCNTMGTASTMNAMAEALGMSLSGNSAIPAPYRERMGMAYLTGKRIVEMVHEDLKPSDIMTREAFENAIVVNTAIGGSTNAPPHLQAVARHIGVDLEVKDWETIGFDVPLMVNMQPAGKFLGESFFRAGGVPAVMGELAKAGRIHMDTRTATGKTTGENIAGMQSEDLMVITSYDQPLRHDAGFKVLSGNLFDSALMKTSVISEDFQQRFLSQPGNEGIFEARAVMFEGPEDYHDRINDPSLNIDDKTILFIRGVGCVGYPGSAEVVNMQPPDDMIRQGIYHLPTVGDGRQSGTSESPSILNASPESVVGGGLAHLQTGDRVRLDLNASTLMALVDADEWQARIDAWEPPQLVHQTPWQEIYRNHVGQLSNGGCLELATAYQKIRHQLPRDNH, encoded by the coding sequence ATGTCCGATACCAAAGCCAACAAACGATTTCGCTCACAAGAATGGTTTGATAATCCCAACAACCCGGGCATGACGGCTTTGTATGTCGAGCGCTACCAAAATCAGACCTTTACCCGCGATGAGCTGCAAAGCGGCAAGCCGGTGATTGGCATTGCCCAAACCGGCAGCGACCTGTCACCGTGCAACAAAATTCACGTGTACCTGATGGATCGCATCAAAGACGGCATCCGCGAGGCCGGCGGCATTCCGATGGAATTCCCGGTTCATCCGATCCAAGAAACCGGCAAGCGACCGACCGCCGCGCTGGATCGCAACCTAACCTATCTGGGGTTGGTTGAAGTGCTGCACGGTTACCCAATTGACGGTGTGGTGCTGACCACGGGCTGTGACAAGACCACCCCGGCGATGTTGATGGGTGCCGCCACCGTCGACTTGCCGGCGATCGCATTAAATGGTGGTCCGATGCTGGATGGCTGGTGGAAAGGCGAACGCTCCGGGTCCGGCATGATTGTGTGGGAAAGCCGACGCTTACTGGCCGCTGGCGAAATTGATTTTGACGAGTTCATGTCGCGGGTGTGCTCATCCGCGCCATCGCTGGGTCACTGCAACACCATGGGCACCGCCAGCACCATGAACGCCATGGCCGAGGCCTTGGGCATGAGCCTGTCCGGCAACTCGGCGATTCCGGCGCCCTACCGCGAGCGCATGGGCATGGCCTACCTGACCGGCAAACGCATCGTCGAAATGGTCCATGAAGATCTGAAACCGTCCGACATCATGACCCGCGAAGCCTTCGAAAACGCGATTGTGGTCAACACCGCCATTGGCGGCTCGACCAATGCGCCGCCGCACCTGCAAGCCGTGGCTCGCCACATCGGTGTTGACCTGGAGGTCAAAGACTGGGAAACGATCGGCTTTGACGTGCCGCTGATGGTCAACATGCAACCGGCCGGTAAATTCCTGGGTGAAAGCTTTTTCCGTGCCGGCGGCGTGCCCGCAGTGATGGGCGAGCTGGCCAAGGCCGGGCGGATCCATATGGACACGCGCACCGCAACGGGCAAAACCACCGGCGAAAACATTGCCGGCATGCAAAGCGAAGACCTAATGGTGATCACCTCGTACGATCAGCCGCTGCGTCACGATGCGGGCTTTAAGGTGCTGTCGGGCAACCTGTTTGACTCGGCACTGATGAAAACCAGCGTCATTTCCGAAGACTTCCAACAGCGCTTTTTATCCCAACCCGGAAACGAGGGTATCTTTGAAGCCCGCGCGGTCATGTTCGAAGGCCCCGAGGACTACCACGACCGGATCAACGACCCGTCCCTGAACATCGATGACAAGACGATACTGTTTATCCGCGGCGTGGGCTGTGTCGGGTACCCAGGGTCGGCCGAAGTGGTCAACATGCAACCGCCCGATGACATGATTCGCCAGGGCATTTACCACCTGCCCACGGTCGGCGATGGGCGCCAATCCGGCACTTCCGAAAGCCCATCAATTCTGAACGCGAGCCCGGAAAGCGTGGTTGGCGGCGGCTTGGCGCACCTTCAAACCGGCGACCGCGTGCGCCTGGATTTGAACGCATCGACGCTGATGGCCTTGGTCGACGCCGACGAATGGCAAGCCCGAATTGACGCCTGGGAGCCGCCGCAGCTGGTTCATCAAACGCCCTGGCAAGAAATCTACCGCAACCACGTCGGCCAGCTGTCCAACGGCGGTTGCTTGGAACTGGCCACCGCCTACCAAAAAATTCGACATCAACTGCCACGGGATAACCACTGA